One Arthrobacter sp. B3I4 genomic window, GTGGTGAGTAGAAATGGCAGTAGGATCCAAGGAACTTGCATCCGCACAGCTGGACGGTTTCGACAACGAGCGTCTCGTTGAAGAACTCCGCAAGGCCAAGGAAGAGCTGTTCAACCTGCGTTTCCAGTCCGCCACCGGCCAGCTGGAGAACCACGGTCGCCTGCGCGCGGTAAAGAAGGACATCGCCCGCATCTACACCGTTCTCCGTGAGCGCGAGCTGGGCATTCGTGCCGAGGTTGCCGCACCGGTTGTGGAAGCCAAGGAAGAAAAGAAGTCCAAGAAGGCTGCAACCAAGAAGGCCGACAAGGCCGAGACGGTTGAAACCGAGGAGGACGCCAAGTGAGTGAAAAGGACGAGAACGTGACGGAAACTGTTTCCGCCGCCGCCCAGGCTGACGAGCGCGGTTACCGTAAGACGAAGCGCGGTTACGTCGTCTCGGACAAGATGGAAAAGACCATCGTTGTCCAGGTCGAAGACCGCGTGAAGCACGCCCTCTACGGCAAGGTTATGCGCCGCAACACGAAGATCAAGGCTCACGACGAAGAGAACTCCGCCGGCATCGGCGACCTGGTTCTCCTCGCCGAGACCCGCCCGCTCTCCGCCACCAAGCGGTGGCGTCTGGTGGAGATCCTCGAGAAGGCCAAGTAATACCTGCAGCGTCCCTTCGGGGAAGCTGACCGAAACCCCCGTTCCCGCTTGGGAGCGGGGGTTTCGTCGTTCTCTGAGTCCTGGCCTCCCCGCGCTGGGCCCCCATCGCGCGAACGTACACTTGGCGCCCTGCGCCGGCGCCGCTTCGGGGCCCTAACTGTCCGTTCGCGCACTGCGGGGGGAGGGGGAGGGGAGGGAAGCTGTGATATGGGGATGTGCCGGAAACGTGCTAAGATTTTGAGTTTGTATGGCGCCGTTCGTGCGTCATCGTCAACCTCGTAAACAATCGTGCCACGGCATAGTGCCTCTTCGCGCCCAGCGCGCCGGGATGCAACTGTTTTTGGCACGGGAGTTTAGGCCTGGTCTGGCAAAATCCAGGCAGGTCAAGAGACACCCCGATCAACCGTTCCGCAAGGCTCATTCCGTAGGAAGATTTTCGGTCTGAGAACCGGCGCGACGCAAGGAGTAAATAGTGATTCAGCAGGAGTCGCGACTCAAGGTCGCCGACAACACGGGTGCTAAGGAAATCCTTACCATTCGCGTTCTCGGTGGATCTGGCCGTCGCTACGCAGGCATTGGCGACGTAATCGTCGCCACCGTCAAGGATGCAATTCCGGGCGGCAACGTAAAGAAGGGCGACGTCGTCAAGGCTGTCATCGTCCGTACCAAGAAGGAACGCCGCCGTGCGGATGGTTCCTACATCAAGTTTGACGAGAACGCAGCTGTGATCCTGAAGAACGACGGTGACCCCCGCGGTACCCGTATCTTCGGACCGGTTGGTCGTGAACTGCGTGACAAGAAGTTCATGAAGATCGTTTCTCTGGCTCCGGAGGTGCTCTAGTCCATGGCTAAGATCAAAAAGGGTGACCTCGTTCAGGTCATCACTGGCGCCAAGGCTGAGCGCGGCGGCGACCGTGGCAAGCAGGGCAAGGTTCTGCGCGTCTTCCCGGAAACCAACCGTGTGTTGGTTGAAGGCATCAACCGCGTAACCAAGCACACCAAGGTCGGTCAGTCGCAGCGCGGCACCAAGACCGGTGGCATCGAGGTCGTCGAGGCTTCAATCCACATCTCCAACGTGGCCCTGGTTGACCCCTCCACCAAGAAGCCCACCCGCGTCGGTTTCCGCACCGAGACCGTTGAGCGCGATGGCGTGAAGCGTGAAGTGCGTGTCCGCGTGGCCAAGAGCTCAGGGAAGGACATCTAATGACTGAGACTCTCGAGACTCCGGCAAGCAAGATCGTTCCTCGTCTGAAGACCAAGTACGCGGATTCCATCAAGGGCTCGCTCGTTGAGGAATTCAAGTACGAAAACGTCAATCAGGTTCCCCGTCTGGTGAAGGTCGTTGTGAACATGGGTGTTGGAGATGCCGCCAAGGACTCCAAGCTGATCGACGGCGCTGTCCGCGATCTGACCCTGATCACCGGCCAGAAGCCGCAGGTGACCAAGGCCCGCAAGTCGATCGCACAGTTCAAGCTGCGCGAAGGCATGCCGATCGGTGCGCACGCAACTCTGCGTGGCGACCGCATGTGGGAATTCCTGGACCGTCTGGTCACGCTGGCTCTGCCGCGTATCCGCGACTTCCGGGGCCTCAGCGGCAAGCAGTTCGACGGCAACGGCAACTACACCTTCGGTCTGACCGAGCAGGTTATGTTCCACGAGATCGACCAGGATTCCATCGACCGCGTTCGCGGCATGGACATCACCGTCGTGACCACTGCCAAGACCGACGACGAAGGCCGCGCGCTGCTCAAGGCGCTTGGCTTCCCGTTCAAGACCGAAGACTAATCTAGCTACGTAAAAGGTCCGGCCGGCTGGCTTGAAGCCAGCGGAGCGGAAACCGTTATGAGGAAGGGCAAGAGCCCACCATGACAATGACAGATCCTGTCGCAGACATGCTCACGCGTCTGCGCAATGCAAACTCGGCATACCACGATTCCGTGTCTATGCCTTACAGCAAGCTCAAGGCACGCGTTGCCGACATCCTGAAGGCAGAGGGGCTTCATCGCCTCCTGGAAGGAAGAAGACGCGGAGGTCGGCAAGAAGCTGACCCTCGAGCTCAAGTTCGGTCCGAACCGCGAGCGTTCCATCGCTGGTGTTCGTCGTATTTCCAAGCCGGGACTGCGCGTTTACGCAAAGTCCACCAACCTGCCGCACGTGCTCGGTGGCCTGGGTATCGCAATCCTGTCCACCTCTTCCGGCCTCTTGACTGACAAGCAGGCCGGCAAGAAGGGCGTGGGCGGCGAAGTCCTCGCTTACGTCTGGTAACGGGAAAGGAAGAGAATAATGTCACGTATTGGACGTCTCCCCATCACCGTTCCCGCCGGCGTTGAGGTCAAGGTTGACGGCTCTGTCGTCAGCGTCAAGGGTTCCAAAGGCGAGCTGAGCCACACTGTGGCCAGCCCGATCGAGGTCACCCTGGAAGACAACACCCTGACTGTCGCCCGCCCGAACGACGAGCGCGCCTCACGTTCGCTGCACGGCCTGACCCGCACCCTGATCGCCAACATGATCCAGGGCGTTACCGCAGGCTACGAGAAGAAGCTTGAGATTGTCGGTACCGGTTACCGCGTCCAGGCCAAGGGTTCTGACCTGGAGTTCGCTCTGGGCTACAGCCACCCGGTTAGCGTCTCGGCACCGAACGGCATCACCTTTGCAGTTGAGACCCCGACCAAGCTCTCTGTTTCAGGTATTTCCAAGCAGCAGGTCGGCGAGGTTGCTGCCAACATTCGCAAGCTGCGGAAGCCGGACCCCTACAAGGGCAAGGGCATCCGCTACGCCGGCGAAGTCATCCGCCGCAAGGTCGGAAAGGCTGGTAAGTAACCATGGCCATCGCAATTAACAAGAAGCGTACGAACAAGAGCAAGGCTGCCCAGCGCAGCCGCCGCCAGCTTCGTATCCGCAAGCGCATCTCCGGTACGGCTGTACGTCCTCGTCTGGTCGTCAACCGTTCCGCCCGCCACGTATTCGTCCAGGTTGTCGATGACACCAAGGGCCTGACCGTAGCGAGCGCCTCCACTCTGGAAGCCGACCTTCGTGCATTCGACGGTGACAAGACCGCCAAGGCCAAGCGCGTCGGTGAACTCGTCGCCGAGCGTGCCAAGGCTGCGGGCATCGAAGCAGTTGTCTTCGACCGCGGTGGTAACAAGTACCACGGCCGGATCGCCGCCGTCGCCGACGGCGCACGTGAAGGTGGGCTGGCACTGTGACCGAAAATAACGAAAAGGACATTCAGGTGACTGAAGCTGCAGCTGCTCCGGCAACTGAGACCGCTGCGCCCGCTACCACCGACGACCGCCGTGGTGGCGCCCGTCGTGGCGAGCGTGGCGACCGCGGCCAGGGCCGTGGCGACCGTGGTGGCCGTGGTGGCCGCGACGGTGGCCGCGAAGCCGAGAAGAGCCAGTTCGTAGAGCGCGTCGTAACCATCAACCGTGTTTCCAAGGTCGTCAAGGGTGGTCGTCGCTTCAGCTTCACCGCCCTCGTCGTCGTCGGTGACGGCAACGGTATGGTCGGCGTCGGCTACGGCAAGGCCAAGGAAGTTCCCGCTGCCATCGCGAAGGGCGTTGAAGAGGCTAAGAAGTCCTTCTTCCGCGTTCCCCGCATCGGCAACACCATCCCGCACCGGGTCCAGGGTGAGGCCGCCGCAGGCGTCGTCATGTTGCGTCCGGCGTCCGCCGGTACCGGTGTTATCGCCGGTGGCCCGGTCCGTGCAGTACTGGAGTGCGTGGGCATCCACGACATCCTCTCCAAGTCGCTCGGTTCCTCCAACGCCATCAACATCGTTCACGCGACTGTTGACGCGCTGAAGCGCCTCGAAGAGCCGGCAGCAGTGGCAGCACGCCGCGGCCTGCCGCTGGACGAAGTTGCTCCGCCGGCAATGGTGAAGGCGCTCCTTAACCAGAAGGCAGGTGTCTGAGTTATGGCTAAGAACCTGATCCCCTCCGACGCTCAGTTGGAGATCACTCAGATCAAGTCCGCCATTGGCGGCAAGCAGAACCAGCGCGACACCCTTCGGTCCCTCGGCCTGAAGCGGATCGGACACACCGTTGTCCGCACCGCCGACGCCGTGACCGTGGGAATGCTCAACACGGTTCCGCACCTGGTAAAGGTAGAGGAGGCGAAGTAAATGGCAGAGAAGAACACCGCCGAGAAGGCACAGGGCGCCGCTGCTGAGAAGCAGAACGCACTGAAGGTTCACCACCTGCGTCCCGCCCCGGGTGCCAAGACCGCCAAGACCCGTGTTGGTCGTGGTGAAGGCTCCAAGGGTAAGACCGCCGGTCGTGGCACGAAGGGTACTGCAGCCCGCTACCAGGTCAAGGCTGGCTTTGCCGGCGGCCAGCTGCCGCTGCACATGCGTCTGCCGAAGCTGCGCGGCTTCAAGAACCCGTTCCGGGTTGAGTACCAGGTGGTAAACCTGGACAAGCTCAACGAGCTGTTCCCGGAAGGTGGCTCAGTCACCGTGGAGAACCTGGTCGAAAAGGGTGCCGTTCGCAAGAACCAGCCCGTCAAGGTGCTGGGCACCGGCGACATCACCGTCAAGGTTGACGTCACCGTCCACGCATTCTCGGCCAGCGCCGCAGAGAAGATTGCTGCAGCAGGCGGAAGCACCACCGCCCTCTAACGAGGCGGCGGGGCAGTCGCCCGTTGTTAAGACTCCCGGTACCGGAGGGCTACGGCCCCCGGTGCCGGGAGTTTTTCCATTTTTCGGGCCACGCCGATTGTTCGCAGGGCGCATCCAACCGTTAGACTCGGTTGTTGGGTTTATTTGACCTATCTCACACGACTTTACTTATTACTCAGGAGGACGCTTGCTTAGCGCATTCGGCCGGGCCTTTCGCACGCCTGATCTGCGACGCAAGTTGTTGTTCACGCTGGGAATCATCACTATCTTCCGCTTGGGTGCCTTCATTCCCTCGCCTGGTGTGAACTACCAGAATGTCCAGCAATGCTTGCAGAACGGTCAGACCTCGGGCGGGATCTACCAGCTCGTCAACCTGTTCAGCGGCGGTGCATTGCTGCAGGTCTCAATCTTCGCGCTTGGGATCATGCCGTACATCACGTCCAGCATCATCGTCCAGCTGCTCCGCGTGGTCATCCCGCGGTTCCAGCAGCTCTACGATGAGGGCGCCTCGGGCCAGTCCAAGCTGACCCAGTACACCCGTTACCTCACGATCGCCCTGGGTCTCCTGAACGCCACGACACTGGTGTCGCTGGCACGTTCCGGCCAGCTGCTGCCCAACTGCCAGCTCCCGATCATTCCTGACTCGAGCATCATCACGACGATCCTGATCATCATCACCCTGACGGCCGGCACCGGCCTGATCATGTGGATGGGCGAGCTGGTCACCGAGAAGGGTGTGGGCAACGGCATGTCGCTGCTCATCTTCACCTCCATCGCCGCCAGCTTCCCCACCTCGCTCGGCGCGATCTGGAAGGCCCAGGGCCCGGGCACGTTCTTCATGGTGCTGGTGGTCGGCCTGCTGACCGTGGCTTTGGTGGTTTTCGTGGAGCAGTCCCAGCGCCGAATCCCGGTGCAGTACGCCAAGCGCATGATCGGCCGCCGCACCGTGGGCGGCACCAGCACCTACATCCCCATCAAGGTGAACATGGCCGGCGTCGTGCCCGTCATCTTCGCGTCCTCGATGCTGTACCTGCCGGGCCTGATTTCCCAGTTCAACCAGCCCAAGCCCGGCGAACCTGTTGCGCCCTGGGTCGAGTGGATCAACAACAACCTGACCCGTGGTGACCACCCCATCTACATGGCCCTCTACTTCGCCATGATTGTGTTCTTCACCTACTTCTATGTTGCGATCACTTTCAACCCTGAGGAAGTTTCTGACAACATGAAGAAGTACGGCGGCTTCATTCCGGGCATCCGTGCCGGCAAGCCGACCGCGGACTACCTGCAGTATGTGCTTTCCCGGATCACTTTGCCCGGCGCGATCTACCTGGGCTTTGTGGCCCTGATCCCGCTGATCGCCCTGGTCCTGATCAACGCCAACCAGAACTTCCCGTTCGGTGGCACCTCGATCCTGATCATGGTGGGCGTCGGATTGGAGACCGTCAAGCAGATTGACGCGCAACTACAGCAGCGTCACTACGAAGGGCTTTTGCGATGACGAGAATGTTGATTATCGGACCTCCCGGTTCCGGCAAGGGGACACAGGCGGAACGCATTTCGGAGCGCCTCGGCGTCATTGCGATCTCGACCGGCGACATCTTCCGTGCCAACGTCAAGGGTGAGACGCCGCTCGGCATCGAAGCCAAGAAGTACATGGATGCCGGGGATTTCGTGCCGGACAGCGTCACCAACAAGATGGTCCGGGACCGCCTCACGGAGGCCGACGTCGAACCGGGCTTCCTGCTCGACGGCTACCCGCGGACCACGGCGCAGGTGGACTACCTCGACCAGATCCTCGCCGACGGCGAGCAGAAGCTCGACGTCGTCCTGCAGCTCACGGCCGACGACGAAGAACTCGTCAAGCGCCTGCTGGGCCGTGCAAAGGAAACCGGCCGCAGCGATGACAATGAAGCCGTCATACGCCACCGGCTGGATCTCTACCACGGCCAGACCGAGGCTGTCGTGGCGAAGTATGCCGAGCGCGGCATCCTGACCCAGGTTGACGGTATCGGCGGCATCGACGAGGTCACCGACCGCGTCATGCGGGCCATCAAGGCTGCGCAGTCAGCCTGATCAAGGCCACCAACCATTGAGGCTCCTTCCGCTTTAGCCGGGAGGAGCCTCAGGCATTTGTCCGCCGGCCCGGCAGGGCTTCGCGGCACCACGAAAGGACGCTGAGGATGGCATTCGGCCAGACCCGCATTGAATACAAGACCAACGCCCAGATGCGGACCATGCATGAAGCCGGGCTGGTCCTCAGCCGCGCCCTGGATGCCGCCGTTGCGGCGGCGGTTCCCGGCGCAACCACCCGCGACCTCGACGCCGTCTTTGCCGGCGTTCTGGAGGAGGCAGGAGCCAAGTCCAACTTTTTGGGCTACCACGGCTTCCCCGCCACGGTCTGCACCTCGGTGAACGAGGAAGTAGTGCACGGCATCCCGGGAGACCGCGTCCTGCAGGACGGGGACATCATCTCGATCGACGGCGGTGCGATCGTGGACGGCTGGCACTCCGATTCGGCGCGGACCGTCATCGTGGGCACGGCCGACCCCGAGGATCAGCGGCTCTCCGACGTCACCGAGGCGGCGATGTGGCACGGAATCGCGGCACTGGCGACCGGGAAATTCGTCGGCGACATCGGCAACGCGGTGGACGACTACGTTTCCTCCGTCCCCGGTAAACCGCTGGGCATCCTGGAGGACTACGTGGGCCACGGGATCGGCTCCGAGATGCACATGGCGCCCGACGTGCTGAACTACCGCACCAGCCACCGCGGGCCGAAGATCCGCCCCGGGCTGTGCCTGGCCATCGAACCCATGCTGGTCCGCGGCAGCATCGACACCGCCGTGCTGGCGGACGACTGGACGGTCGTCACCACCGACGGCAAGCGTTCCTGCCAGTGGGAGCACTCGGTGGCGGTGCACGAAAAGGGCATCTGGGTGCTTTCCGCCGTTGACGGGGGAGCCGCTAAGCTGGCGCCCCTCGGCGTCGTGCCGGTCCCGATTCCCTAAGACGCCGCCAGCGACCCGCCGCGAATTTCCCCCGCGACGCAAAGAATCCCTGGCGCTACCGGAATACCGGTAGCGCCAGGGATTTTGCGTGTCGCCGGGGACCGTCAGCTCTTCAGCTTCGGCTTCACGTCCTTGGTGTAGATGCCTTCAAGGGTGCCCTTGAGCTCGGTCATGGTGGCCTTGACGTCGCCCTGCTGGGTGAGGATCTTAGCGGCCGACTTGGCCATCTCCTGGTCCGCGCCCGGCAGGAACACCCGGGCGTTGTCCTGCACCCGGGTGACCGCAAGCTGGTCCATGGCCGTCTTGATCTGCGGCGTCTTGGCCAGCACAGCGGTCATATCCGCAGAGGTGCGCGTGGGCATGTAACCGGTCGCCGCCGCGAACGTCGCGGTGCTCTCAGGCTCGGTCATGAACTTCAGGAACGTTGCGGCCGCGAGCTGGACTTCCTTGCTGACGCCGCTGGGAATGCCGAGGCCGGCGCCGCCGGTGGGGCAGACGCCGGTCTCGTTCTTCGGGCCACCCGGCAGGAAACCGACGCCGACGTTGAACTTGGCGGACTGCAGCACGCCCAGCAGCGAACCGGTGGAGGCGATGGTGGTGGAGGTGATGCCCGCGGAGAAGTCGTCAGCGGCCTCCTTGGAGGAGACGCCCGCCCACTTGTCCTTGTAGATCGAATCCTGGGCCCACTGGAGGGCCGCCACGGACTCGGCCGAGTCACAGTTGATGTTCCAGTCGTTGGACCAGCTGCCGCCCCATCCCCAGAGCATGTTCTGCAGCGTCCACCCGGCGTAGCCCGCCAGCGCCGGGTAGATATAGGCGTACTGCGAGCCCGAGGCGGCCTTGAGCTTCGGGGCCCACTCAGCAAATTCCTGCCAGGTCTTCGGCGCCCGGTCCGGCAGGCCGGCAGCCTTGAAGTGGTCCTTGTTGTAGTAGAACAGCGGGGTGGAGCGCCCGTAGGGGAGCGCCCACTGCTTGTCCGCGTACTTGTAGTCCGCGACGAGGGACTTCTGGAAGTCGTCCACCTTGATGTCCAGCTGCTTGATCAGACCGTCGAGCGGGATGATGTTGCCGTTGGTGAAGTACCGGAACCACCAGACATCGGAGAGCACCACGAGCCCGGGCAGGGCGGACTTCGCCGCCTGGGAGGTCTGGAACTTCTGCGCGATCTCTTCGTAGTTGGCGCCGGCAGTGATCAGGTTGACCTTGATCTCCGGAAACTTCGCCTGGAACTTTTCGATGATCGCCTTCTCAGCGTCCTGCGACTTGCCCGGGTGGTTGCTCCAGAAGTCGAAGGACGCGGCAGGCTTCACACTGCTGAAGTCGGTGTCGGCCGAGGCGGAAGCGGCGGCGTTGCTGCCTCCGGTGGACGGGCCGCCGCAGGCCGCCAGGGCGGCTGCCCCGGCGCTGGCGCCGGCGAGGCCAAGGAAGTTTCGGCGGTCAAAGTTTAGTGCCATGGTGGATCCTCTCGAGAGTGCGAACTCAATGCGATGACTTAGTGTGCTGTGTCGGGGTACTGACTCGGTGGAACGGCTGGGCGGCTTGGCGGTCCAGGAAGCAGGCCTACCCGGTGGTGCTGCCCTGGGTGAGACCGGCCACGATATAGCGCTGCAGGGCCGCGAAAACGAGGAGAATCGGAACGATCACCAGGACGGCGCCCGCCATCAGAATGCCCCAGCCGGAGCCGTTGCCTTCCGAGTTCTGCAGCAGGGTTAAGCCCACCGGGAGGGTCATAGTTTCGGGGCGGTCGGTAATGATGAGCGGCCAGATGTAGTCATTCCATTCGCTCACCACTGTGACCAGGGCGACCGTGGCGATTGAGGGCCCGGAGACGGGGACCACCACCTGCCACAGCCGGCGCCAGTGGCCGGCACCGTCGATCTCGGCCGCCTCCAGGATGGAGCCGGGCAGCGTCATGAAGTGCTGACGCAGCAGGAACGTGCCGAAGGCGGTTCCCAGCCCCGGCAGGATGATGCCCCACAGCGTGTTCTTCCCACCCACACCGGCGATCAGAATGTAGTTGGGCAGGATGGAAACCTGCGGCGGCACCATGAGCGCGACCAGGATGACGATGAAAATGACGTTCTTGAAGGGGAAGCGGACAAACACCAGGGCATAGGCCGTCAGGATGGCCAGGATCACCTTCACAGTGGCACCCACGGTGGTGACGATCAGGCTGTTCACGAAGAACCTTGCGAACGGCACGGTCGTCATCGCGATCTGGTAGTTCTCCAGGGTCACGCTCTGGGGCAGGATCTTGAGGTCCATCGTGACGATTTCGCCGGGCTGTTTGAAGGAGCTCAGCACCATCCAGAGCAGGGGCAGGACCACCACGAGGGTCGCCACGATGAGCGGGACGTAGCCGCCGGCAATCGTCTGGACCAGATTGGCGCGGGACAGTGGCCGGTTCCGCTGCGGGGGAGCGTCCGGTCCGGAAGCGGCACCGGCTGCCGGATCGGGGCTCACGGGGGAGAGCGTGCTCACGAGTAGTGCACCTTCCGTTCGACGAACCGCACCTGCAGCACGGTAATAACCAGCAGGATCACGAAGAGAACCACGGAGATGGACGCCGAGTACCCGGCGCGGTTGAAGGCGCCGAAGGCCTGCAGGTACGCCTCGTAGATCAACGTGCTGGTACCGCTGCCCAGGGGGGTCATGATCCGGATAAGGTCGAATGCCTGCAGCGAGCTGAGCATGGTGGTGATCAGCAGGAAGAACGTGGTGGGCGAGAGCAGGGGAATCGACATGCTGATGAAACGGCGGAAACCGTTGGCGCCGTCCAGTGAGGCCGCTTCCATGACGTCCTGCGGGAGTGATTGCAAGCCGGCGAGATAGACCACCGCGCAGTAGCCCAGGTTCTTCCACACGTAGACGATGATCACCATCACCAGGGACAGTTGCGGGTCATTGATCCACTGCGGGCTCTGCTGCCCGATCCCGCGGAGCAGCCAGGAGAGCACCCCGTAGCCCGGGTCGAAGATGAACAACCAGACCAGACCGACACCGACCCCGCTGAGCACATACGGGGCAAAGACCGCGGACCGGGCGAAAGTCGTGCCGCGGACCTTCGAGTTCAGGGCGAGGGCGACCAGCAGGCCGAGGACCATGGAGCCGCCGACAGTTACGACGGTGAAAATCGCTGTGGTCCCCAACACCTTGGAGGCGTCGGGACTGGTGAAGAAGGTGACGTAATTGTCCAGGCCGACGACGGTTGCGGAGGCTGAGCCGAGCGTCCAGTCCAGCGTCGAGTAGTAGATGTTGTTGATCAGCGGCAGGTACGTGAACACCGCTATCAACGCCAGGTTGGGCAGGGCGAGCGCGAGGAACACCAGGAAGTCCCTGCGTGTCCGACGAGACCAGCGTCGCCGCCGCGGGCTCTGCGTGACGGTCCCGGCGGTGGCCGGAGGACTGTCGGTCAATTGTCTTGTCATGGGGGTCTCTAACAGATCCAGGCCTGCCAGTGGCAGACAGTCGGGCGGGACATCAACAACACTTCACCACACAGATGATGGGCGGAATCCCGCACAAAGCCTTGTCAGAGCCCTGTTATGCCAGGCTTCCTTGCCCGTTTAC contains:
- the rplR gene encoding 50S ribosomal protein L18 — protein: MAIAINKKRTNKSKAAQRSRRQLRIRKRISGTAVRPRLVVNRSARHVFVQVVDDTKGLTVASASTLEADLRAFDGDKTAKAKRVGELVAERAKAAGIEAVVFDRGGNKYHGRIAAVADGAREGGLAL
- the rplF gene encoding 50S ribosomal protein L6; its protein translation is MSRIGRLPITVPAGVEVKVDGSVVSVKGSKGELSHTVASPIEVTLEDNTLTVARPNDERASRSLHGLTRTLIANMIQGVTAGYEKKLEIVGTGYRVQAKGSDLEFALGYSHPVSVSAPNGITFAVETPTKLSVSGISKQQVGEVAANIRKLRKPDPYKGKGIRYAGEVIRRKVGKAGK
- the rplX gene encoding 50S ribosomal protein L24; this translates as MAKIKKGDLVQVITGAKAERGGDRGKQGKVLRVFPETNRVLVEGINRVTKHTKVGQSQRGTKTGGIEVVEASIHISNVALVDPSTKKPTRVGFRTETVERDGVKREVRVRVAKSSGKDI
- the map gene encoding type I methionyl aminopeptidase; this translates as MAFGQTRIEYKTNAQMRTMHEAGLVLSRALDAAVAAAVPGATTRDLDAVFAGVLEEAGAKSNFLGYHGFPATVCTSVNEEVVHGIPGDRVLQDGDIISIDGGAIVDGWHSDSARTVIVGTADPEDQRLSDVTEAAMWHGIAALATGKFVGDIGNAVDDYVSSVPGKPLGILEDYVGHGIGSEMHMAPDVLNYRTSHRGPKIRPGLCLAIEPMLVRGSIDTAVLADDWTVVTTDGKRSCQWEHSVAVHEKGIWVLSAVDGGAAKLAPLGVVPVPIP
- the rpsQ gene encoding 30S ribosomal protein S17, which encodes MSEKDENVTETVSAAAQADERGYRKTKRGYVVSDKMEKTIVVQVEDRVKHALYGKVMRRNTKIKAHDEENSAGIGDLVLLAETRPLSATKRWRLVEILEKAK
- a CDS encoding carbohydrate ABC transporter permease, coding for MSTLSPVSPDPAAGAASGPDAPPQRNRPLSRANLVQTIAGGYVPLIVATLVVVLPLLWMVLSSFKQPGEIVTMDLKILPQSVTLENYQIAMTTVPFARFFVNSLIVTTVGATVKVILAILTAYALVFVRFPFKNVIFIVILVALMVPPQVSILPNYILIAGVGGKNTLWGIILPGLGTAFGTFLLRQHFMTLPGSILEAAEIDGAGHWRRLWQVVVPVSGPSIATVALVTVVSEWNDYIWPLIITDRPETMTLPVGLTLLQNSEGNGSGWGILMAGAVLVIVPILLVFAALQRYIVAGLTQGSTTG
- the rplN gene encoding 50S ribosomal protein L14 — translated: MIQQESRLKVADNTGAKEILTIRVLGGSGRRYAGIGDVIVATVKDAIPGGNVKKGDVVKAVIVRTKKERRRADGSYIKFDENAAVILKNDGDPRGTRIFGPVGRELRDKKFMKIVSLAPEVL
- the rplE gene encoding 50S ribosomal protein L5 codes for the protein MTETLETPASKIVPRLKTKYADSIKGSLVEEFKYENVNQVPRLVKVVVNMGVGDAAKDSKLIDGAVRDLTLITGQKPQVTKARKSIAQFKLREGMPIGAHATLRGDRMWEFLDRLVTLALPRIRDFRGLSGKQFDGNGNYTFGLTEQVMFHEIDQDSIDRVRGMDITVVTTAKTDDEGRALLKALGFPFKTED
- the rplO gene encoding 50S ribosomal protein L15, whose translation is MAEKNTAEKAQGAAAEKQNALKVHHLRPAPGAKTAKTRVGRGEGSKGKTAGRGTKGTAARYQVKAGFAGGQLPLHMRLPKLRGFKNPFRVEYQVVNLDKLNELFPEGGSVTVENLVEKGAVRKNQPVKVLGTGDITVKVDVTVHAFSASAAEKIAAAGGSTTAL
- the rpmD gene encoding 50S ribosomal protein L30, which gives rise to MAKNLIPSDAQLEITQIKSAIGGKQNQRDTLRSLGLKRIGHTVVRTADAVTVGMLNTVPHLVKVEEAK
- the rpsE gene encoding 30S ribosomal protein S5, yielding MTEAAAAPATETAAPATTDDRRGGARRGERGDRGQGRGDRGGRGGRDGGREAEKSQFVERVVTINRVSKVVKGGRRFSFTALVVVGDGNGMVGVGYGKAKEVPAAIAKGVEEAKKSFFRVPRIGNTIPHRVQGEAAAGVVMLRPASAGTGVIAGGPVRAVLECVGIHDILSKSLGSSNAINIVHATVDALKRLEEPAAVAARRGLPLDEVAPPAMVKALLNQKAGV
- a CDS encoding ABC transporter substrate-binding protein — protein: MALNFDRRNFLGLAGASAGAAALAACGGPSTGGSNAAASASADTDFSSVKPAASFDFWSNHPGKSQDAEKAIIEKFQAKFPEIKVNLITAGANYEEIAQKFQTSQAAKSALPGLVVLSDVWWFRYFTNGNIIPLDGLIKQLDIKVDDFQKSLVADYKYADKQWALPYGRSTPLFYYNKDHFKAAGLPDRAPKTWQEFAEWAPKLKAASGSQYAYIYPALAGYAGWTLQNMLWGWGGSWSNDWNINCDSAESVAALQWAQDSIYKDKWAGVSSKEAADDFSAGITSTTIASTGSLLGVLQSAKFNVGVGFLPGGPKNETGVCPTGGAGLGIPSGVSKEVQLAAATFLKFMTEPESTATFAAATGYMPTRTSADMTAVLAKTPQIKTAMDQLAVTRVQDNARVFLPGADQEMAKSAAKILTQQGDVKATMTELKGTLEGIYTKDVKPKLKS
- a CDS encoding adenylate kinase, with protein sequence MLIIGPPGSGKGTQAERISERLGVIAISTGDIFRANVKGETPLGIEAKKYMDAGDFVPDSVTNKMVRDRLTEADVEPGFLLDGYPRTTAQVDYLDQILADGEQKLDVVLQLTADDEELVKRLLGRAKETGRSDDNEAVIRHRLDLYHGQTEAVVAKYAERGILTQVDGIGGIDEVTDRVMRAIKAAQSA
- the rpmC gene encoding 50S ribosomal protein L29; the protein is MAVGSKELASAQLDGFDNERLVEELRKAKEELFNLRFQSATGQLENHGRLRAVKKDIARIYTVLRERELGIRAEVAAPVVEAKEEKKSKKAATKKADKAETVETEEDAK
- the secY gene encoding preprotein translocase subunit SecY, with product MLSAFGRAFRTPDLRRKLLFTLGIITIFRLGAFIPSPGVNYQNVQQCLQNGQTSGGIYQLVNLFSGGALLQVSIFALGIMPYITSSIIVQLLRVVIPRFQQLYDEGASGQSKLTQYTRYLTIALGLLNATTLVSLARSGQLLPNCQLPIIPDSSIITTILIIITLTAGTGLIMWMGELVTEKGVGNGMSLLIFTSIAASFPTSLGAIWKAQGPGTFFMVLVVGLLTVALVVFVEQSQRRIPVQYAKRMIGRRTVGGTSTYIPIKVNMAGVVPVIFASSMLYLPGLISQFNQPKPGEPVAPWVEWINNNLTRGDHPIYMALYFAMIVFFTYFYVAITFNPEEVSDNMKKYGGFIPGIRAGKPTADYLQYVLSRITLPGAIYLGFVALIPLIALVLINANQNFPFGGTSILIMVGVGLETVKQIDAQLQQRHYEGLLR